From Thermincola ferriacetica:
GACTGCTTTTATATCGTCATTCAACCTTGTACCTAACCGTTGATCATTTGAATGAACCATTTCCTGAAGTTTTTCTTTCTTCTCCGCCGTCAACCTGGTTACCTCTTCGACCAATTCCCTCGCCGGCATACGGGCAGCCCCTTTGCCGAAGATAAAGCTTTGCTGCGACCAGTCGGAAGTGGCCACAGCAACCCTGCCCTCCTTGATGTACATAGATACAAGTCTTTCAATTACTGAATCGGCCGTTTCTCCCTCCTGGCTGTAAATTACTTCCACGCCATTCCGGGTCTCCCGGCCTCCCAAGCCGCCTTTTACCAAATGAGCATCAAAGACAACTATTATGCGGCAATTTCTCAAGACCCGGTATTCAGCCAGTATATCTATCAATTTATCCCTGGCATGTTCCAGTTCTTTATCCATCAGGCCTGCCAATTCCGGCCAGGCGTGAATAATATTATAGCCATCAATGATCAAAATGTCCTCCATTACCGCTCTCCCATTTGCCTCTGGCGCAAAACTTCATAACAAAGCACCGCGGCCGCCACGGAAGCATTCAAGGAGCCGATTTTCCCCTGCATCGGCAGCCGCACAAGAAAATCACATTTTTCCCTTACCAGCCTGCTGATACCTTTTCCTTCGCTACCAATAACCAG
This genomic window contains:
- a CDS encoding NYN domain-containing protein — protein: MEDILIIDGYNIIHAWPELAGLMDKELEHARDKLIDILAEYRVLRNCRIIVVFDAHLVKGGLGGRETRNGVEVIYSQEGETADSVIERLVSMYIKEGRVAVATSDWSQQSFIFGKGAARMPARELVEEVTRLTAEKKEKLQEMVHSNDQRLGTRLNDDIKAVLEKIRRQK